Proteins found in one Sardina pilchardus chromosome 11, fSarPil1.1, whole genome shotgun sequence genomic segment:
- the phlpp2 gene encoding PH domain leucine-rich repeat-containing protein phosphatase 2: MKRNGSRGCVTRKNRFGSRERDWLKGDPQRGCVCLYGATEPQPPASGPQAPASTPQPDLKLVLCSTTTTVEELCAQRDCQQGLYLQLHGDLLRRLDPSERPLQMVYDYLAAMGYEDPLRIQREAANSDLSCMIRFHSERPVNADQQERTLLKGVFNVRKGKTQLHKWAERQVILCGTCLIVASVKDSLTGKMHILPLVGGKVEEVKRRQHCLMFSSAGPQAQTYFVNFDTLADYQRWHRQASKVVSQTISLVDLSCYSLEEVPEYLFYSQDITHLNLRHNFLRLEGPGGLLNLTRFSQLKSLNLSHNRLGVFPESVCEILTLTELNLSCNGLHTVPERISNLQSLQTLSLDGNHLSSLPEEMGGLAQLGSLSLSFNDFPHVPAVLEKLSAVDRLAMAGNKVETLMLSALARMSHLKSIDLRLNGLRCVKSETLEPVKQLTHLDVRDNRLSALDLSSACSLESLHCQRNQLGALTLSGFMLRTIHANNNRLTTVSIYPVPNQLTHMDLSWNLLEYLPDWVCDSRKIEVLDVSHNLLSELPSRLLSSLSLRKLLAGNNRLQSLPDLLDHVPLEALDLQHNKLAELPESFFYKALNLKYLNVSANALETIPPSSQSEESLSTLQELYLTGNNLNENCGALLVGHQNLRVLHIAYNQLLSFPASKLSKLELLEELNLSGNKLKTIPSTVSSCKRLHTLIAHSNHISVFPEVLNLPEIKLVDVSCNDLTEILLPESLPATLQELDLTGNSSLILEHKTLNLFSHITTLKLDQKPSMTTGDTPGTSTLWDHGYAEMSGQRNKLCVSVLAVDRFGDSVEAAYGIFDGDRNEEVPRLLQCTMGDVLTEELQHSSMDSVYMSNTFLTSHRKLGVAGQKLGASALLCYIHHESSEPGGYFFLTVANVGTCQAVLCRDGQPLHLSKVFSLEQSTEEMERVKAAKAIITEDIKVSGVTCCSRLLGCSYLSPWVLPKPWVRTEPLCSQDEFLILGNRALFQKVSYQEAVRTVQAVRDPRAAAKKLCTLAQSYGCRDNVGAVVVALHIGEDSCTCEPPLTTTTAASSAPAPEGKGPVPTPLPTPIPISVPPTGDPATPSSSSGIASEFSSETSASEVGSEAGSTASDEHPSNPAARPERRCSLHPTVITSATTGTGGPGGPLGVGPGPGGAHPALFQRQPSCATFSSNQSDNGLDSDDETPLEGVISNGSKLEVEVDIHCCAFQIRSGAPESPNEKDHRHSDYPNGKVRRQNSVVVSTTNGCLLAVCGREITDLKKSPSTSSLFGKKLSNGSVVVPEDSHNLIEVALEAPKKKSGYFAAPAQQDPEDQLVVPPCLEQDVREQLRIQSQVVPGPPPPSTPPSARDPDWDHPQTTVPGLPVSSLQQEVYDTAL; encoded by the exons ATGAAGCGGAACGGGAGCCGGGGCTGCGTCACCAGGAAGAACCGCTTTGGCTCGCGGGAGCGGGACTGGTTGAAGGGGGACCCCCAGCGGGGCTGCGTGTGCCTGTACGGGGCCACCGAGCCCCAGCCCCCGGCCAGCGGCCCCCAGGCCCCCGCCTCCACCCCGCAGCCCGACCTCAAGCTGGTCCtgtgctccaccaccaccaccgtggAGGAGCTGTGCGCCCAGAGAGACTGTCAGCAGGGCCTGTACCTGCAGCTGCATGGAGACCTGCTCAG gaggctgGACCCCTCTGAGCGCCCGCTGCAGATGGTGTACGACTACCTGGCAGCCATGGGCTACGAGGACCCTCTGCGCATCCAGCGGGAGGCCGCCAACTCCGACCTCAGCTGCATGATTCGCTTCCACAGCG AGCGTCCGGTGAACGCGGACCAGCAGGAGCGGACGCTGCTGAAGGGGGTGTTCAACGTGCGCAAGGGCAAGACGCAGCTGCACAAGTGGGCCGAGCGGCAGGTCATCCTGTGCGGCACCTGCCTCATCGTGGCCTCCGTCAAAGACTCCCTCACCGGCAAGATGCACATCCTCCCCCTGGTGGGGGGcaag gtggaggaggtgaaAAGACGACAGCACTGTCTGATGTTCAGCTCGGCGGGGCCACAGGCACAGACCTACTTTGTGAACTTCGACACGTTGGCAGACTACCAGCGGTGGCATCGGCAGGCATCGAAG gTGGTGTCTCAGACCATTAGCCTGGTTGACCTGTCTTGCTACAGCCTGGAGGAGGTGCCGGAGTATCTGTTCTACAGCCAGGACATCACGCACCTCAACCTCCGGCACAACTTCCTGAGGCTGGAGGGGCCGGGCGGCCTGCTCAACTTAACCAG ATTTTCCCAGCTCAAGAGCCTCAATCTCTCGCACAACCGTCTGGGCGTGTTCCCCGAGTCCGTGTGTGAGATCCTGACCCTGACCGAGCTCAACCTGTCCTGCAACGGCCTACACACGGTGCCCGAGCGCATCAGCAACCTCCAGag CCTGCAGACCCTCTCCCTGGACGGCAATCACCTGAGCTCCCTGCCGGAGGAGATGGGTGGCCTGGCGCAGCTCGGCAGCCTGAGCCTCTCCTTCAACGACTTCCCCCACGTGCCCGCCGTGCTGGAGAAGCTGAGCGCCGTCGACAGGCTGGCCATGGCCGGCAACAAGGTGGAGACGCTGATGCTCAGCGCCCTGGCCAGGATGAGCCACCTCAAGAGCATCGACCTACG GTTGAACGGGCTGCGGTGTGTGAAGAGCGAGACGCTGGAGCCGGTCAAACAGCTCACCCACCTGGACGTGCGGGACAACCGGCTCAGCGCTCTGGACCTGAGCTCCGCCTGCAGCCTGGAGAGCCTGCACTGCCAGCGCAACCAGCTGGGGGCGCTCACGCTCAGCGGCTTCATGCTGCGCACCATCCACGCCAACAACAACC GCCTGACCACCGTGAGCATCTACCCAGTGCCCAACCAGCTGACTCACATGGACCTCTCCTG GAACCTTCTGGAATACCTGCCGGACTGGGTTTGCGACAGCAGGAAGATCGAGGTGCTGGACGTCTCCCACAACCTCCTGTCTGAGCTGCCGTCCAG ACTGCTCAGTAGCCTGAGCCTTCGGAAACTGCTGGCTGGCAACAATCGGCTGCAGAGCCTGCCTGACCTACTTGACCACGTCCCCCTGGAAGCACTCGACCTGCAGCACAACAAGCTAGCAGAGCTCCCCGAGAGCTTCTTCTACAAGGCCTTAAA TTTGAAGTATCTGAATGTGTCTGCCAACGCCCTGGAGACAATCCCtcccagcagccaatcagaagagAGCCTGAGTACCCTCCAGGAGCTCTACCTCACTGGGAACAACCTGAACGAGAACTGCGGCGCCCTGCTGGTGGGCCACCAGAACCTGCGCGTCCTGCACATCGCCTACAACCAGCTGCTCTCCTTCCCCGCCAG CAAGCTGAGtaagctggagctgctggaggagctcAATCTGAGTGGGAACAAGCTGAAGACCATCCCCTCCACAGTGTCCTCCTGCAAGAGGCTGCACACTCTCATCGCCCACTCCAACCACATCAGCGTCTTCCCCGAGGTCCTCAACCTGCCCGAGATCAAG TTGGTTGATGTGAGTTGCAATGACCTGACTGAAATCCTGCTGCCGGAATCCTTACCGGCCACACTACAAGAACTGGACCTGACCGGCAACAGTAGCCTCATTCTAGAGCACAAAACACTCAACTTATTCAG TCACATCACCACCCTGAAGCTGGATCAGAAGCCCTCTATGACTACAGGGGACACCCCAGGCACTTCAACACTGTGGGACCACGGCTATGCAGAGATGAGTGGCCAGCGAAACAA gttgtgtgtgtcggtgctgGCGGTTGATCGCTTTGGAGACAGCGTAGAGGCAGCTTATGGGATCTTTGATGGGGACCGTAATGAGGAAGTGCCTCGTCTCCTGCAGTGCACCATGGGAGATGTGCTGACAGAGGAACTACAGCATTCTAGCATGGACAGCGTCTACATGAGCAATACTTTCCTGACATCACACAG GAAGTTGGGAGTGGCTGGACAGAAGCTGGGTGCCTCTGCGCTGCTGTGCTACATCCACCACGAGTCCTCGGAGCCCGGCGGCTACTTCTTCCTGACGGTGGCCAACGTGGGCACGTGCCAGGCGGTCCTGTGCCGCGACGGGCAACCGCTGCACCTGTCAAAAGTCTTCAGCCTGGAGCAGAGCACAGAGGAGATGGAGCGTGTCAAAGCCGCCAAGGCCATCATCACAGAG GACATTAAAGTGAGTGGTGTGACATGCTGCTCCCGTCTGCTGGGCTGTTCCTACCTGTCTCCGTGGGTGCTCCCCAAGCCCTGGGTGCGCACGGAGCCCTTGTGCTCGCAGGACGAGTTCCTGATCCTGGGCAACCGGGCGCTCTTCCAGAAGGTGTCCTACCAGGAGGCGGTGCGCACCGTGCAGGCCGTCCGGGACCCCCGCGCCGCCGCCAAGAAGCTCTGCACGCTGGCGCAGAGCTACGGTTGCCGCGACAACGtcggggcggtggtggtggccctGCACATCGGGGAGGACAGCTGCACCTGCGAGCCACCGctgaccaccaccaccgccgcctcctccgCGCCCGCCCCTGAGGGTAAAGGACCCGTGCCCACCCCGTTGCCAACTCCCATCCCGATCTCCGTGCCCCCCACGGGCGACCCCGCCACCCCGTCCTCCAGCAGTGGCATCGCCTCGGAGTTCAGCAGCGAGACGTCGGCCTCGGAGGTGGGCAGCGAGGCGGGTTCCACGGCCTCCGACGAGCACCCGTCCAATCCCGCGGCTCGGCCCGAGCGTCGCTGCAGCCTGCACCCGACCGTGATCACGAGCGCCACCACGGGCACCGGAGGCCCAGGGGGACCCCTAGGAGTCGGCCCGGGGCCCGGGGGGGCCCATCCCGCCTTGTTCCAGCGCCAGCCGTCCTGCGCCACCTTCTCCAGCAACCAGTCCGACAACGGGCTGGACAGCGACGACGAGACCCCGCTCGAGGGCGTCATCTCCAACGGCAGCAAGTTGGAGGTGGAGGTCGACATCCACTGCTGTGCCTTCCAAATCCGCTCCGGGGCCCCCGAGAGCCCCAACGAGAAAGACCACCGGCATTCCGACTACCCCAACGGGAAGGTGCGGCGTCAGAACAGCGTGGTGGTGTCGACGACCAACGGGTGCCTGCTGGCCGTCTGCGGCCGGGAGATCACCGACCTGAAGAAGTCCCCCTCCACCTCGAGCCTCTTCGGCAAGAAGCTGTCCAACGGCTCCGTCGTGGTCCCCGAGGACAGCCACAATCTCATTGAGGTGGCCTTAGAGGCTCCCAAGAAGAAGTCTGGTTATTTCGCCGCTCCTGCACAACAGGACCCGGAAGACCAGCTTGTGGTGCCTCCTTGTCTGGAGCAGGACGTTCGGGAGCAGCTGAGGATCCAGAGCCAGGTCGTCCCAGGGCCTCCGcctccctccactcccccctccgCTAGAGACCCAGACTGGGATCACCCTCAGACGACAGTCCCCGGTCTGCCAGTCTCCAGCCTCCAGCAGGAGGTCTACGACACAGCCCTGTGA